A single region of the Prevotella sp. HUN102 genome encodes:
- a CDS encoding helix-turn-helix domain-containing protein: protein MSNNVKTKNDEEIMHFLNASDRMIKGIDALRKRNRPMLQGQRYLTDEELSRRLHVNRRTLQDYRDMGRIPFVKLGGKVLYKEEEVEKLLQENYHPRFEE, encoded by the coding sequence ATGAGTAATAATGTTAAGACCAAGAATGACGAAGAAATTATGCACTTCCTCAATGCCTCCGACCGTATGATAAAAGGGATAGACGCTCTGAGGAAAAGAAACAGACCGATGCTCCAAGGGCAGCGGTATTTGACGGACGAGGAACTTTCCCGACGGCTGCATGTCAATCGACGCACCCTGCAAGACTATCGCGATATGGGGCGTATCCCGTTTGTCAAATTAGGAGGGAAAGTCCTCTATAAAGAAGAGGAGGTAGAGAAATTGCTACAGGAAAACTACCATCCACGATTTGAAGAATGA
- a CDS encoding helix-turn-helix domain-containing protein, with translation MEVIAIEKKTYEAMMERFRILTAKVDALCRESDEKRMGKWLDNQDVCQILNVSLRTLQTYRSNRTFPYTKIGYKMYYKPEDVQKLIDKSVSP, from the coding sequence ATGGAAGTAATAGCAATCGAGAAGAAAACGTATGAGGCGATGATGGAGCGTTTCCGCATCCTGACTGCCAAGGTCGATGCCCTCTGTCGGGAATCGGACGAGAAGAGAATGGGCAAATGGTTGGACAACCAAGACGTCTGCCAAATTCTGAACGTCAGCTTGCGTACACTGCAAACCTATCGGAGTAACCGGACTTTCCCCTATACAAAGATAGGCTACAAGATGTACTATAAACCGGAGGACGTGCAGAAACTGATAGACAAGTCGGTCTCTCCGTGA
- a CDS encoding helix-turn-helix domain-containing protein — protein sequence MDVITIESKAYHDLMGKIEKILRYVEKEEQAKEEYENRLITNKDLAEILGISQRTLQRLRSSERIGYKIILGRCYYDLKDIEEAIRKKSLCCNPQNIKELRRNFLLKTKRTK from the coding sequence ATGGATGTCATTACGATTGAAAGTAAAGCCTACCATGATTTGATGGGCAAGATAGAGAAGATACTCCGATATGTGGAGAAGGAGGAACAGGCGAAGGAGGAGTATGAAAACCGCTTGATCACCAACAAGGATTTAGCCGAGATACTCGGCATCAGCCAGCGCACCCTTCAGAGGCTGCGAAGTTCGGAACGTATCGGCTACAAGATTATTCTTGGACGATGCTATTACGACTTGAAAGACATAGAGGAAGCGATACGCAAGAAAAGCCTGTGCTGCAATCCTCAAAACATAAAAGAACTTAGACGGAATTTCCTACTTAAAACCAAGAGAACGAAATAG
- a CDS encoding helix-turn-helix domain-containing protein produces MELLDRDTFLEWMERIMTRFDHLKQTIPDIPQRPMLNGEPLLDNQEVCMMLQVSKRTLQRYRDSGTLPFHIIYHKTWYLESEITAFMKHHFTENMKRKRKRKT; encoded by the coding sequence ATGGAACTATTGGACAGAGACACTTTTCTTGAATGGATGGAACGGATTATGACCCGTTTCGACCATCTGAAGCAGACCATTCCCGACATTCCCCAACGTCCGATGCTCAACGGCGAGCCGCTTTTGGACAATCAGGAGGTCTGCATGATGCTGCAAGTCAGCAAGCGAACCTTGCAGCGTTACCGGGATTCGGGAACGCTCCCATTCCATATCATCTACCACAAGACGTGGTATCTTGAATCGGAGATAACCGCCTTTATGAAGCACCATTTCACCGAGAATATGAAAAGGAAACGCAAAAGAAAAACATAG
- a CDS encoding helix-turn-helix transcriptional regulator, which translates to MRLNRIKEVLEEKGISQKWLAKELNKSFSTINAYACNRQQPSLEILYRISRILQVKTSALLVDNDYK; encoded by the coding sequence ATGAGACTAAATAGAATAAAAGAAGTTCTTGAGGAAAAGGGCATTTCCCAAAAGTGGTTGGCGAAGGAACTTAATAAAAGTTTTAGTACCATAAACGCTTATGCTTGTAATCGACAACAGCCTTCTCTTGAGATTTTATATCGGATATCAAGAATATTGCAAGTAAAGACATCAGCCCTTTTAGTTGATAATGACTATAAATAG
- a CDS encoding ATP-binding protein has translation MNKKSEPIYRSLFEEDYLVRTLNSSITSQADIALTELVANAWDAGATKVSIFIPDEYGEILVVEDDGNGLTEEEFQQRWMTLGYNKLAHQGKQVLFPDKKKRSPRMAYGRNGIGRHSLLCFNDEYHIVTSKNGKELSLTVSTKIKDQAIAVIEQNISSSSKHGTRLEVRVERNLPNVDKIREIISSRFLHDPEFVIEVNKQQLSLDQMEGLLDTTELTTPDGYNITANFVDSKKSSRKSIYQGIAFWESGRLIGIPSWILGSVFYLDGQTALAKRYTIVIQSNELAELVREDWSGFKNTNETENLYRTVAEYVKTMFEQTAKANLEETKAIVKKELATKLKEASPLAQYEVDEIIENISINSPTATKETISIAVEAVLNLESSKNGQELLMKLSQLTEEDITGLNTILNKWSVKDALTVLSEIDRRLSIIEAIRKLSKEKDTDELHVLHPLVTESRWLFGPEYDTPEYTSNRQLQTVMRSLFKMDVQNEVGVKTNRRPDLVVLADSTSLSMTGVEEFGDNELATITKVLIVELKRGGFEITSKERNQATDYVDSLIALGINTAKITAFVVGDKVAKGLQRQYRAGSKDEGSIFLTDFDQLVDTAEKRMFGLRNKLAAMYDDIPGMALYQQSKLKLF, from the coding sequence ATGAATAAGAAATCCGAACCCATATATCGCTCTCTTTTTGAAGAAGACTACCTTGTTAGAACGTTGAACAGTTCTATAACCAGCCAAGCTGATATTGCTTTGACAGAACTTGTTGCAAATGCTTGGGATGCTGGTGCTACAAAAGTAAGCATCTTCATTCCTGATGAATATGGAGAAATCCTTGTCGTAGAAGATGATGGAAATGGCTTGACAGAAGAAGAATTTCAACAACGTTGGATGACACTGGGATATAACAAACTAGCACATCAAGGCAAACAGGTTCTATTTCCAGATAAAAAGAAAAGAAGTCCTCGCATGGCTTATGGTCGTAATGGTATTGGCAGGCATAGCCTTTTATGCTTTAATGACGAATATCATATTGTCACTTCAAAAAACGGTAAAGAACTTTCCCTTACAGTTTCAACTAAAATAAAAGATCAAGCGATCGCAGTTATTGAACAAAATATCTCATCCTCTTCAAAACATGGTACAAGGTTGGAAGTTCGTGTTGAAAGAAACCTTCCAAATGTGGATAAAATCAGAGAAATAATATCCTCTCGTTTCCTACACGATCCCGAGTTTGTAATCGAAGTAAACAAACAACAGCTTTCCTTAGATCAAATGGAAGGGTTGTTGGATACGACTGAACTAACGACTCCCGATGGATATAACATTACAGCGAACTTTGTAGATTCAAAAAAATCGTCTCGTAAAAGTATTTATCAGGGAATTGCTTTTTGGGAAAGCGGTCGTTTGATTGGTATTCCATCATGGATATTAGGATCTGTTTTCTATTTAGACGGTCAAACCGCCCTTGCTAAGAGATATACGATCGTAATACAAAGCAATGAATTGGCAGAATTGGTCAGGGAAGATTGGAGTGGCTTCAAAAATACAAATGAAACCGAGAATTTGTACCGAACAGTTGCAGAGTATGTGAAGACAATGTTTGAACAAACAGCAAAGGCGAATTTAGAAGAAACAAAGGCTATTGTGAAGAAGGAATTGGCGACTAAATTAAAAGAAGCTTCTCCATTGGCTCAGTATGAGGTAGATGAAATCATAGAGAACATTTCGATAAATTCTCCTACAGCAACTAAAGAGACAATATCTATTGCTGTTGAAGCTGTATTAAATTTAGAGTCATCGAAAAATGGACAGGAACTTTTAATGAAACTCTCTCAACTTACGGAAGAAGATATTACCGGTCTTAATACGATACTCAATAAGTGGTCTGTAAAGGATGCCCTCACCGTATTGAGTGAAATTGATAGACGCCTATCCATCATTGAAGCAATAAGAAAACTTTCTAAAGAAAAGGACACGGATGAATTACATGTTTTGCATCCTCTTGTAACCGAATCACGATGGCTCTTCGGTCCCGAATACGATACTCCTGAATATACCTCTAACAGACAACTTCAGACTGTAATGAGAAGCCTGTTCAAAATGGATGTTCAGAATGAAGTCGGGGTAAAAACAAATAGAAGACCAGACCTTGTCGTTTTAGCTGATAGTACCTCTCTTTCAATGACAGGTGTGGAAGAGTTTGGTGATAATGAGCTAGCTACAATAACCAAAGTTCTGATAGTTGAACTAAAACGAGGAGGCTTTGAAATAACAAGTAAAGAAAGAAATCAAGCTACTGACTATGTAGACAGTTTGATTGCATTGGGAATTAATACTGCAAAAATAACAGCTTTTGTCGTAGGAGATAAAGTGGCAAAAGG